One stretch of Streptomyces sp. NBC_00443 DNA includes these proteins:
- a CDS encoding tetratricopeptide repeat protein — protein sequence MSDVTDFDSLRRAMAENAEEPEGPARNARAEQLLAEAEKLGIPLAVIEALGHQLKVYNYSSEKDKMFVPFARLLRMWDERPEDFDEYETHSLHWVFKWMSSGMLDQPHVPLASIEKWLGEMEHRYRLAGHSERAVRSAEFSVAAHVGDVARAARAYGAWLAADRDSMADCHACELHGQGWWQAEQGRDTEALELWAPVLEGEYACAHEPHTVLASSLAPLLRLGHVDEARANHLRGFRLVRAMESMRGAYADHVEFCVLTGNEARGLELLAERPAYFTDTGHPRSKLEFMAVVALLMDRLSGLGLSEERVPGPAGRDWTAGELAAHARAQALALAAGFDGRNGTDHVSERARARMEQRPLVERLPLGVRTAARPQAVAMPVSAAAAAPDGSEGADAQADLPALLAAARRLSDTLQPNAIEAWAAVSRAAEGVELHALDRAEIADHRAMDLGPEGIPLFEEAAELYAAAGDPGEALAARARGAYVSALAGEVAQALTAVAGLYDRVLALYAEDGTGVRQTAAVLMSRARILMRRVHGAQDAVPEAVLADAETAAREVLALVDGRAGDDDVRLASRAAEAQAMLAELAALTGDVEGAAELFARASAEFIGAGLPWFAVEYEARLAGLAHHLGDTTEAERALRAALEHGGPHLEAPGRAQLHLQLAEVLGGRGLSEEAAEHALEAAHWADEAGESRTLGAWARQQLGGFLLRQGRFAEAAEVLESALHDLSAETHGDGAVVQTQWWLGDCLSELGEHREAAERRLQAAEIARHWPEQHDHATLAHLAAESLGHAGLHAEADQAYARAGALWRTLGNVHGLVRSLRARAWLALRVEDVEGRADTASELMASAVRECRAALEAVDDDAARERLVAELGHTHRQFGDLLARSATEDAEDESIRTALEEALSQVTRAIAVFVSLGEDALHDRTGAELAAGWLEADLSRPSEAAARARAVLVAYDGHDEDDEAAQERRAEAGQMLQVVLEQADAEQADAEQADAEQDTA from the coding sequence ATGAGCGACGTCACGGACTTCGACTCGCTGCGCCGGGCGATGGCGGAGAACGCCGAGGAGCCGGAGGGTCCCGCCCGCAACGCGCGCGCGGAGCAGCTGCTCGCCGAGGCCGAGAAGCTGGGCATCCCGCTCGCCGTGATCGAGGCGCTCGGTCACCAGCTGAAGGTCTACAACTACAGCTCCGAGAAGGACAAGATGTTCGTCCCCTTCGCGCGTCTGCTGCGCATGTGGGACGAGCGGCCCGAGGACTTCGACGAGTACGAGACGCACTCGCTGCACTGGGTCTTCAAGTGGATGTCGTCCGGCATGCTCGACCAGCCGCACGTGCCGCTCGCCTCGATCGAGAAGTGGCTCGGCGAGATGGAGCACCGCTACCGGCTCGCCGGGCACTCCGAACGGGCCGTGCGCAGCGCCGAGTTCAGCGTGGCCGCGCATGTCGGGGACGTGGCGCGGGCTGCGCGGGCCTACGGCGCCTGGCTGGCCGCCGACCGGGACAGCATGGCCGACTGCCACGCGTGCGAGCTGCACGGGCAGGGCTGGTGGCAGGCCGAGCAGGGCCGGGACACGGAGGCGCTCGAGCTGTGGGCGCCGGTCCTGGAGGGCGAGTACGCCTGCGCCCACGAGCCGCACACGGTCCTCGCGTCCTCCCTGGCGCCCCTGCTGCGCCTGGGCCACGTGGACGAGGCCCGCGCCAACCATCTGCGGGGCTTCAGGCTCGTACGGGCCATGGAGAGCATGCGCGGCGCCTACGCGGACCACGTCGAGTTCTGCGTGCTGACCGGCAACGAGGCGCGCGGCCTGGAACTGCTCGCGGAGCGGCCGGCCTACTTCACGGACACCGGGCATCCGCGCAGCAAGCTGGAGTTCATGGCGGTCGTGGCCCTGCTCATGGACCGCCTTTCCGGGCTGGGGCTGTCCGAGGAGCGGGTTCCGGGGCCGGCGGGCCGCGACTGGACCGCCGGTGAACTGGCCGCACACGCGCGTGCGCAGGCCCTCGCGCTGGCGGCGGGCTTCGACGGGCGCAACGGCACGGACCACGTCAGCGAGCGGGCACGCGCGCGTATGGAACAGCGGCCACTGGTGGAGCGGCTGCCGCTGGGGGTGCGTACGGCTGCCCGGCCGCAGGCGGTTGCGATGCCCGTATCGGCTGCGGCCGCCGCACCCGACGGTTCCGAGGGGGCCGACGCGCAGGCCGACCTGCCCGCGCTGCTCGCCGCGGCACGGCGGCTGTCGGACACCCTGCAACCCAACGCCATCGAGGCCTGGGCGGCCGTCTCCCGCGCCGCCGAGGGCGTCGAACTGCACGCCCTCGACCGCGCGGAGATCGCCGACCACCGGGCGATGGACCTGGGCCCCGAGGGCATCCCCCTCTTCGAGGAGGCCGCCGAGCTGTACGCGGCGGCGGGCGACCCCGGGGAGGCGCTGGCGGCACGCGCGCGTGGAGCGTACGTAAGCGCTCTCGCCGGCGAGGTGGCGCAGGCCCTCACCGCGGTCGCCGGCCTGTACGACCGGGTTCTCGCGCTGTACGCCGAGGACGGCACGGGCGTACGTCAGACGGCGGCCGTGCTGATGAGCCGGGCGCGGATTCTGATGCGGCGGGTGCACGGGGCGCAGGACGCGGTGCCGGAGGCTGTGCTCGCCGACGCGGAAACCGCCGCCCGTGAGGTGCTCGCGCTCGTCGACGGGCGGGCCGGGGACGACGACGTACGGCTTGCCTCGCGGGCCGCGGAGGCGCAGGCGATGCTCGCGGAGCTGGCGGCGCTCACCGGGGACGTGGAGGGGGCCGCGGAGCTGTTCGCGCGGGCTTCGGCGGAGTTCATCGGGGCCGGGCTGCCGTGGTTCGCGGTGGAGTACGAGGCCCGGCTGGCCGGGCTCGCGCACCATCTCGGCGACACCACGGAGGCCGAGCGGGCGCTGCGGGCGGCCCTGGAGCACGGCGGGCCGCATCTGGAGGCGCCGGGGCGGGCCCAGCTGCATCTTCAGCTGGCCGAGGTGCTCGGCGGCCGGGGCCTGTCCGAGGAGGCCGCCGAACACGCCCTGGAAGCGGCGCACTGGGCCGACGAGGCGGGCGAGAGCCGGACGCTGGGCGCCTGGGCACGGCAGCAGCTGGGCGGGTTCCTGCTGCGGCAGGGACGGTTCGCCGAGGCCGCCGAGGTGCTGGAGTCGGCGCTGCACGACCTGAGCGCCGAGACGCACGGCGACGGCGCGGTCGTCCAGACACAGTGGTGGCTGGGCGACTGCCTGAGCGAGCTCGGCGAGCACCGCGAGGCGGCCGAACGCCGGTTGCAGGCGGCCGAGATCGCCCGGCACTGGCCCGAGCAGCACGACCACGCCACGCTGGCCCACCTCGCCGCCGAGTCCCTCGGCCACGCGGGCCTGCACGCCGAGGCGGACCAGGCGTACGCGCGCGCGGGTGCGCTGTGGCGCACCCTCGGCAATGTGCACGGCCTGGTCCGCTCCCTGCGTGCCCGCGCGTGGCTGGCGCTGCGGGTGGAGGACGTGGAGGGCAGGGCGGACACGGCGTCCGAGTTGATGGCGAGCGCGGTCCGGGAGTGCAGGGCGGCGCTGGAGGCGGTCGACGACGACGCGGCGCGCGAACGCCTGGTCGCCGAACTCGGCCACACCCACCGGCAGTTCGGTGACCTGCTCGCCCGTTCGGCCACGGAGGACGCCGAGGACGAGTCGATCCGGACCGCGCTGGAAGAGGCCCTGTCCCAAGTGACCCGGGCCATCGCGGTGTTCGTCTCCCTCGGCGAGGACGCCCTGCACGACCGCACCGGCGCCGAACTCGCCGCGGGCTGGCTGGAGGCCGACCTGAGCCGCCCGTCCGAGGCCGCGGCACGCGCGCGTGCGGTGCTGGTGGCGTACGACGGCCACGACGAGGACGACGAGGCGGCGCAGGAGCGGCGGGCGGAGGCCGGGCAGATGCTCCAGGTGGTGCTGGAGCAGGCCGACGCGGAGCAGGCCGACGCGGAGCAGGCCGACGCGGAGCAGGACACGGCGTAG
- a CDS encoding DAK2 domain-containing protein yields the protein MAQVPQTFFDALAVRTWCGLALESLGRAREEIDAINVYPVADGDTGTNLYLTVESAVAAVEAVFAAYDVGKPTLADAARAMAHGALIGARGNSGTILAQLLRGMAQVLAAEGETAHTDGSGLRLALRQAADSARQAVAHPVEGTVLTVASAAADAAGGAAHDDCGAVARAAYEGACVALAETPGQLAVLRRAGVVDAGGRGLLAVLGALVETFTGEAAAPVVHQVSLAHARVEGGSPGDETLLTDVEDCTDAVAAGAPAFEVIYLLEAEDAAVARLRGRLDALGDSLVIVGGDGLWNVHVHVDDAGAAVEAGVEAGRPYRIRITHFGAGDVHTTGAERPPRERAQRAVVAVVPGEGLAGLYSEAGATTVLARPGEPPASGELVQAVRRAHAREVVLLPNDAELRHTAAAAAEQARTDGIRVALIPTRSAVQGIAALAVHEPDRRFDEDVVSMTSAAGATRYAEVAVAERQSWTMAGICQAGDVLGLIDGDVAVIGTDVTATAETVLDRMLSAGGELVTLVLGDEAPETIAERLEARVRESYLAVDTVVYRGGRQGALLLIGVE from the coding sequence GTGGCGCAGGTGCCGCAGACATTCTTCGATGCTCTCGCGGTGCGCACCTGGTGCGGCCTCGCGCTGGAGTCACTCGGTCGGGCGCGTGAAGAGATCGACGCGATCAACGTCTACCCCGTGGCCGACGGGGACACCGGGACGAATCTGTACCTGACCGTGGAGTCGGCGGTCGCGGCGGTCGAGGCCGTGTTCGCCGCGTACGACGTGGGCAAGCCCACCCTGGCCGACGCCGCCCGCGCGATGGCGCACGGGGCCCTGATCGGGGCCCGGGGGAACTCCGGGACGATCCTCGCCCAGCTGCTGCGTGGCATGGCTCAGGTGCTCGCCGCCGAGGGAGAGACGGCTCACACCGACGGCAGCGGCCTCCGCCTCGCCCTGCGGCAGGCCGCGGACTCGGCCCGCCAGGCCGTGGCCCACCCCGTCGAGGGGACCGTCCTCACGGTCGCCTCGGCAGCCGCCGACGCGGCCGGCGGGGCCGCGCACGACGACTGCGGGGCCGTCGCGCGGGCGGCCTACGAGGGTGCGTGCGTGGCGCTGGCCGAGACGCCCGGGCAACTGGCGGTCCTGCGGCGCGCGGGGGTCGTCGACGCCGGCGGACGGGGCCTGCTGGCGGTGCTGGGCGCGCTGGTGGAGACCTTCACGGGGGAGGCGGCGGCCCCGGTGGTCCACCAGGTCTCCTTGGCGCACGCGCGCGTGGAGGGCGGTTCACCAGGTGACGAGACCCTCCTCACCGACGTCGAGGACTGCACCGACGCCGTTGCGGCGGGCGCGCCCGCGTTCGAGGTGATCTACCTGCTGGAGGCCGAGGACGCGGCCGTGGCGCGGCTGCGGGGGCGGCTCGACGCCCTCGGGGACTCCCTTGTGATCGTCGGCGGTGACGGGCTGTGGAACGTGCATGTACACGTCGACGACGCCGGCGCCGCCGTGGAGGCCGGAGTCGAGGCGGGGCGGCCGTACCGGATCCGGATCACCCACTTCGGTGCCGGGGACGTGCACACCACCGGCGCCGAGCGGCCGCCCCGGGAGCGGGCCCAGCGTGCCGTCGTCGCCGTCGTGCCCGGCGAGGGCCTGGCCGGGCTGTACAGCGAGGCCGGCGCGACCACTGTCCTCGCGCGCCCGGGGGAGCCGCCGGCGAGCGGGGAGCTCGTGCAGGCCGTACGGCGTGCCCACGCGCGTGAGGTCGTGCTGCTGCCCAACGACGCCGAGCTGCGCCACACCGCGGCCGCGGCGGCCGAGCAGGCCCGCACGGACGGCATCCGCGTGGCGCTGATCCCCACCCGCTCCGCGGTCCAGGGCATCGCGGCGCTCGCCGTGCACGAGCCGGACCGCCGCTTCGACGAGGACGTCGTGTCGATGACCTCGGCGGCCGGTGCCACCCGCTATGCCGAGGTCGCCGTCGCCGAGCGCCAGTCCTGGACCATGGCCGGCATCTGCCAGGCCGGCGACGTCCTCGGCCTCATCGACGGGGACGTGGCCGTGATCGGGACGGACGTCACCGCCACCGCCGAGACGGTCCTCGACCGCATGCTCTCGGCCGGCGGTGAACTCGTCACCCTCGTCCTCGGCGACGAGGCGCCCGAGACGATCGCCGAGCGCCTCGAAGCACGCGTGCGCGAGTCGTACCTCGCCGTCGACACCGTGGTGTACCGCGGCGGGCGGCAGGGGGCGCTGCTGCTCATCGGCGTGGAGTAG
- the rpmB gene encoding 50S ribosomal protein L28 has product MAANCDVCGKGPGFGNNISHSHRRTSRRWNPNIQRVRTVVGGTPKRVNACTSCIKAGKVSR; this is encoded by the coding sequence GTGGCTGCCAACTGCGACGTCTGCGGCAAGGGGCCGGGCTTCGGCAACAACATCTCGCACTCGCACCGCCGTACGTCCCGTCGCTGGAACCCGAACATCCAGCGCGTCCGTACCGTGGTCGGCGGGACGCCGAAGCGCGTGAACGCCTGCACCTCGTGCATCAAGGCCGGCAAGGTCTCGCGCTGA
- the thiD gene encoding bifunctional hydroxymethylpyrimidine kinase/phosphomethylpyrimidine kinase has protein sequence MIPNVLTVAGSDSGGGAGIQADLKTMLALGVHGMSVITAVTAQNSLGVQGAWELPVEAVRAQYRSVVDDIGVQAVKTGMLASAELVETVAELIGGTDVPAVIDPVGVSKHGDSLLAASALDSVRTKLLPVATVATPNLDEVAQLTGVHVEAEDDLRRAAAAVLAYGPRWVLIKGGHLSGDAVDLLTDGSEEHWLRAPRYDNRHTHGTGCTLASAIASGLGKGLLVPEAVAAAKEYVTGAIKAGFALGEGIGPVDHGWRFREGA, from the coding sequence ATGATCCCCAACGTCCTTACGGTGGCGGGCTCCGACTCCGGCGGCGGCGCGGGCATCCAGGCCGACCTGAAGACGATGCTCGCGCTCGGTGTGCACGGCATGAGCGTGATCACCGCTGTCACCGCCCAGAACTCCCTTGGTGTGCAGGGCGCTTGGGAACTGCCCGTGGAGGCGGTACGGGCCCAGTACCGCAGCGTCGTCGACGACATCGGCGTACAGGCGGTCAAGACGGGCATGCTCGCGTCGGCCGAACTCGTCGAGACGGTGGCCGAATTGATCGGCGGCACCGACGTGCCGGCCGTGATCGACCCGGTGGGCGTGTCCAAGCACGGCGACTCGCTGCTGGCGGCGTCCGCGCTGGATTCCGTACGCACGAAGCTGCTGCCGGTGGCGACGGTGGCGACCCCGAACCTCGACGAGGTTGCCCAACTCACCGGCGTGCACGTCGAGGCGGAGGACGACCTCAGGCGGGCCGCGGCGGCCGTGCTGGCGTACGGGCCGCGCTGGGTGCTGATCAAGGGCGGTCATCTCTCCGGGGACGCCGTGGATCTGCTGACCGACGGCTCCGAGGAGCACTGGCTGCGGGCACCCCGGTACGACAACCGGCACACCCATGGCACGGGGTGCACGCTCGCCTCCGCGATCGCCTCAGGGCTCGGGAAGGGGCTGCTCGTGCCGGAGGCGGTGGCGGCGGCCAAGGAGTACGTCACCGGGGCGATCAAGGCCGGGTTCGCGCTCGGCGAGGGGATCGGGCCGGTGGATCACGGGTGGCGGTTCCGCGAGGGGGCGTAG
- a CDS encoding thiamine-phosphate kinase, whose protein sequence is MKGTVGELGEFGLIRELTSRLTTTPAVRVGPGDDAAVVAAPDRRVVASTDILLEGRHFRRDWSTAYDVGRKAAAQNLADIAAMGAVPTALLLGLVVPAELPVTWPTELMDGLRDECQVAGASVVGGDVVRGDTIMVSITALGDLRNQEPVTRAGAQPGDLVAVTGWLGWSAAGYAVLARGFRSPRAFVEAHRRPEPPYHAGPAAAGLGATAMCDVSDGLIADLGHIAEASKVRIDIRSGAIDIPSQMNDIGQAVGVDPMQWVLTGGEDHAIVATFPPDVKLPARWKVIGEVLNPSALPQVTVDGAPWTRKGGWDHFGGDIES, encoded by the coding sequence ATGAAGGGCACTGTTGGTGAACTCGGCGAGTTCGGGCTCATCAGGGAGCTCACCTCCCGTCTCACCACCACCCCGGCGGTCCGGGTCGGCCCCGGCGACGACGCCGCGGTGGTGGCCGCGCCCGACCGCAGGGTGGTCGCCAGCACCGACATCCTGCTGGAGGGGCGGCACTTCCGCCGCGACTGGTCCACGGCGTACGACGTGGGCCGCAAGGCCGCCGCGCAGAACCTCGCGGACATCGCCGCCATGGGCGCGGTGCCGACGGCGCTGCTGCTCGGCCTGGTGGTCCCCGCCGAACTCCCGGTGACCTGGCCGACCGAGCTGATGGACGGCCTGCGCGACGAGTGCCAGGTCGCGGGTGCCTCCGTGGTCGGCGGGGACGTCGTACGGGGCGACACGATCATGGTGTCGATCACCGCGCTCGGCGATCTGCGCAACCAGGAGCCCGTGACGCGGGCAGGCGCACAGCCCGGCGACCTCGTCGCCGTGACGGGCTGGCTGGGCTGGTCCGCGGCCGGATACGCCGTGCTCGCCCGCGGTTTCCGCTCGCCGCGCGCCTTCGTCGAGGCACACCGGCGCCCCGAGCCGCCGTATCACGCGGGTCCGGCCGCCGCCGGGCTCGGTGCCACCGCGATGTGCGACGTGAGCGACGGGCTGATCGCCGACCTCGGGCACATCGCCGAGGCCAGCAAGGTCCGTATCGACATCCGCTCCGGCGCGATCGACATCCCCTCCCAGATGAACGACATCGGGCAGGCCGTCGGCGTGGACCCCATGCAGTGGGTGCTGACCGGGGGAGAGGACCACGCGATCGTGGCGACCTTCCCGCCGGACGTGAAGCTGCCGGCCCGCTGGAAGGTCATCGGCGAGGTCCTCAACCCCTCGGCGCTGCCCCAGGTGACGGTGGACGGGGCACCGTGGACCCGCAAGGGCGGCTGGGACCACTTCGGAGGGGACATCGAGTCATGA
- a CDS encoding Lrp/AsnC family transcriptional regulator, with protein MVQAYILIQTEVGKASTVAETISKIPGVIQAEDVTGPYDVIVRAQADTVDALGRLVVAKVQQVDGITRTLTCPVVHL; from the coding sequence GTGGTACAGGCGTACATCCTGATCCAGACGGAGGTCGGCAAAGCGTCGACCGTCGCCGAGACGATCAGCAAGATCCCTGGAGTCATCCAGGCCGAGGACGTCACAGGACCGTACGACGTCATCGTGCGCGCCCAAGCCGACACCGTCGACGCGCTGGGCCGCCTGGTGGTCGCCAAGGTCCAGCAAGTGGACGGCATCACCCGCACCCTGACCTGCCCGGTCGTACATCTGTAG
- a CDS encoding DUF3515 domain-containing protein — translation MNSFRHRPISVLGLPALVLLITAAGCSSADGSASAAVPSPGAKAAQLCRNLDKVLPAKVDGESREDPSPASALTAGWGDSAIILRCGVPQPPKMVDPKVAEGRDPDAVAGGVEDVKWLMEKQDGGGYRFTTASRLAYVEVSVVKGRDSSGVLIDLAPAVKKAIPEGIAN, via the coding sequence GTGAACTCTTTCCGTCACCGGCCCATTTCTGTCCTCGGGCTGCCCGCGCTCGTCCTGCTGATCACCGCAGCGGGCTGCTCATCAGCAGACGGCAGCGCGTCGGCGGCGGTTCCCAGCCCCGGCGCGAAGGCCGCGCAACTGTGCCGGAACCTCGACAAGGTGCTGCCGGCCAAGGTGGACGGTGAGAGCCGTGAGGACCCCTCGCCCGCGTCCGCGCTGACCGCGGGATGGGGGGACTCGGCGATCATACTGCGGTGCGGTGTACCGCAACCGCCGAAGATGGTCGATCCGAAGGTGGCCGAGGGCCGGGATCCGGACGCGGTGGCCGGTGGCGTGGAAGACGTCAAGTGGCTGATGGAGAAGCAGGACGGCGGCGGGTACCGGTTCACGACCGCCAGTCGCCTCGCGTATGTCGAGGTCAGCGTGGTGAAGGGCCGGGACAGCTCGGGTGTGCTGATCGACCTGGCCCCGGCTGTCAAGAAGGCGATCCCCGAGGGGATCGCCAACTGA